A single region of the Brienomyrus brachyistius isolate T26 chromosome 10, BBRACH_0.4, whole genome shotgun sequence genome encodes:
- the LOC125750343 gene encoding equilibrative nucleoside transporter 2-like isoform X2 produces the protein MEQWHCHCAQRVLLQKLDDSAIPVATAPVYPVELLPVSVVPMEEDQFFSVTMATTWFINSFGAVMQGSLFGLVGLLPRKYSSVFMSGQGLAGTFAALAMLLAIASEAESETAALGYFITPCVGTLLNIMCYVMLPRLEFAQFYLNKKMSYEREVSMELLPREVGQVEDSVPCPLVADSDAPHPDAITCDTQRTVLTLQAERTRCDKKSSIKDILKKIWVMAFCVTFVFTVTLSVFPAVTADVKTKFSGTWELYFTPVCCFLTFNAMDFIGRSVTFCVKWPPKESLLFPVLVVARLAFIPLLMLCNVPGNRYLPVLISHDAAFTVIMMLFSISSGYCMCLSMTYAPQLVEPKDGETAGALMAFFLALGLSLGATLSFPLRALLYLSGSE, from the exons ATGGAGCAATGGCACTGTCACTGTGCGCAAAGAGTACTACTTCAAAAACTGGATGACTCTGCTATCCCAGTTGCCACTGCTCCTGTTTACCCTGTTGAACTCCTTCCTGTATCAGTG GTACCCATGGAGGAGGACCAGTTCTTCTCGGTTACCATGGCAACCACTTGGTTCATTAACT CGTTCGGGGCAGTGATGCAGGGAAGTCTCTTTGGCTTGGTGGGCCTCCTCCCTCGAAAGTACAGCTCCGTATTCATGAGCGGTCAGGGGCTGGCCGGTACCTTTGCTGCATTGGCCATGTTGCTGGCCATAGCAA GCGAGGCAGAGAGTGAGACAGCAGCACTAGGTTACTTCATCACTCCATGTGTGGGGACCCTGTTGAACATTATGTGCTACGTCATGCTCCCACGTTTA gAGTTTGCCCAGTTCTACTTAAACAAGAAGATGAGCTATGAGCGGGAGGTTTCTATGGAGCTGCTACCTAGAG AGGTTGGGCAGGTAGAAGACTCCGTTCcatgccccctggtggctgaCAGCGATGCACCACACCCCGATGCTATAACATGTGACACGCAGCGAACCGTGCTCACCCTGCAGGCGGAGCGGACCAGGTGTGACAAGAAGTCTTCTATTAAGGACATCTTGAAGAAG attTGGGTGATGGCATTCTGTGTGACATTTGTGTTCACAGTCAccctgtctgtgtttcctgctgTCACCGCAGATGTGAAGACCAAATTTAGTGGGACCTGGG AATTATACTTCACACCAGTATGCTGCTTCCTCACCTTTAATGCAATGGATTTCATTGGCCGGAGTGTAACCTTCTGCGTTAAGTGG cctcccaagGAGAGCCTCCTGTTCCCAGTGCTGGTGGTAGCACGGCTGGCATTCATCCCATTGTTAATGCTTTGTAATGTGCCAGGCAACAGATACCTGCCAGTGCTCATCTCCCATGATGCAGCCTTCACTGTCATTATGATGCTCTTCTCCATCTCCAGTggatactgtatgtgtctgtctaTGACCTACGCACCACA GTTAGTGGAGCCCAAAGATGGGGAGACCGCAGGAGCCCTGATGGCATTCTTCCTGGCACTGGGTCTGTCTCTGGGGGCAACATTGTCATTCCCGCTGCGAGCCCTGTTGTATTTGTCCGGTTCGGAGTAG
- the LOC125750343 gene encoding equilibrative nucleoside transporter 2-like isoform X1, with amino-acid sequence MGTPGKTPVDRGCLVGIMFFIFGLGTLLPWNFFVTASMYFENRLNNYEWSNGTVTVRKEYYFKNWMTLLSQLPLLLFTLLNSFLYQWISEKVRIAGSLVFILLFFILTAVLVKVPMEEDQFFSVTMATTWFINSFGAVMQGSLFGLVGLLPRKYSSVFMSGQGLAGTFAALAMLLAIASEAESETAALGYFITPCVGTLLNIMCYVMLPRLEFAQFYLNKKMSYEREVSMELLPREVGQVEDSVPCPLVADSDAPHPDAITCDTQRTVLTLQAERTRCDKKSSIKDILKKIWVMAFCVTFVFTVTLSVFPAVTADVKTKFSGTWELYFTPVCCFLTFNAMDFIGRSVTFCVKWPPKESLLFPVLVVARLAFIPLLMLCNVPGNRYLPVLISHDAAFTVIMMLFSISSGYCMCLSMTYAPQLVEPKDGETAGALMAFFLALGLSLGATLSFPLRALLYLSGSE; translated from the exons ATGGGGACCCCAGGAAAGACACCTGTGGACAG GGGCTGCCTGGTGGGCATCATGTTCTTTATCTTTGGACTGGGAACCCTTCTGCCATGGAACTTTTTCGTAACTGCTTCAATG TACTTTGAAAACCGACTCAACAATTATGAATGGAGCAATGGCACTGTCACTGTGCGCAAAGAGTACTACTTCAAAAACTGGATGACTCTGCTATCCCAGTTGCCACTGCTCCTGTTTACCCTGTTGAACTCCTTCCTGTATCAGTG GATTTCGGAAAAGGTTCGGATTGCTGGAAGTCTGGTCTTCATCCTTCTTTTCTTCATCCTCACTGCCGTTCTGGTCAAGGTACCCATGGAGGAGGACCAGTTCTTCTCGGTTACCATGGCAACCACTTGGTTCATTAACT CGTTCGGGGCAGTGATGCAGGGAAGTCTCTTTGGCTTGGTGGGCCTCCTCCCTCGAAAGTACAGCTCCGTATTCATGAGCGGTCAGGGGCTGGCCGGTACCTTTGCTGCATTGGCCATGTTGCTGGCCATAGCAA GCGAGGCAGAGAGTGAGACAGCAGCACTAGGTTACTTCATCACTCCATGTGTGGGGACCCTGTTGAACATTATGTGCTACGTCATGCTCCCACGTTTA gAGTTTGCCCAGTTCTACTTAAACAAGAAGATGAGCTATGAGCGGGAGGTTTCTATGGAGCTGCTACCTAGAG AGGTTGGGCAGGTAGAAGACTCCGTTCcatgccccctggtggctgaCAGCGATGCACCACACCCCGATGCTATAACATGTGACACGCAGCGAACCGTGCTCACCCTGCAGGCGGAGCGGACCAGGTGTGACAAGAAGTCTTCTATTAAGGACATCTTGAAGAAG attTGGGTGATGGCATTCTGTGTGACATTTGTGTTCACAGTCAccctgtctgtgtttcctgctgTCACCGCAGATGTGAAGACCAAATTTAGTGGGACCTGGG AATTATACTTCACACCAGTATGCTGCTTCCTCACCTTTAATGCAATGGATTTCATTGGCCGGAGTGTAACCTTCTGCGTTAAGTGG cctcccaagGAGAGCCTCCTGTTCCCAGTGCTGGTGGTAGCACGGCTGGCATTCATCCCATTGTTAATGCTTTGTAATGTGCCAGGCAACAGATACCTGCCAGTGCTCATCTCCCATGATGCAGCCTTCACTGTCATTATGATGCTCTTCTCCATCTCCAGTggatactgtatgtgtctgtctaTGACCTACGCACCACA GTTAGTGGAGCCCAAAGATGGGGAGACCGCAGGAGCCCTGATGGCATTCTTCCTGGCACTGGGTCTGTCTCTGGGGGCAACATTGTCATTCCCGCTGCGAGCCCTGTTGTATTTGTCCGGTTCGGAGTAG